Proteins found in one Fusobacterium sp. DD2 genomic segment:
- a CDS encoding cobyric acid synthase, giving the protein MKHRNIMIVGTSSGAGKSITVTGLCRVFKKDGNSVCPFKSQNMALNSFVTKTGREMGRAQVVQALASEIEPEAFMNPILLKPTTDRKIQVIVNGKSIGNMSGIEYGKFKTSLKPEIMKAYNHIRETYDISVIEGAGSPVEINIKEEDIANMKMAEMADAPVILVADIDRGGVFASIYGTIMLLSPEERKRVKGVIINKFRGDVNILKPGLKEIEDLTGVPVVGVMPYSNIDIEDEDSVTERFRSLKENKGIEISIIKLKHMSNFTDFDALKIADDVNIKYVTSPKELGNEDIIILPGTKNTIEDLKEIKDNGIATEIIKASKNGKIVIGICGGFQMMGEKIKDPYEIESSIKEIPGLGLLELETVMEKEKNTRQYSGTLKNCSGLLSGLENENINGYEIHQGVTNGKETQITGDDRVVGVVKGDNIFATYIHGIFDNEKVTRNILNLVRAKKGLDIQDEGMTFDEYRMHELDKLEKIMRENIDIKKIYEIIGD; this is encoded by the coding sequence ATGAAACATAGAAATATCATGATTGTAGGTACCTCATCAGGTGCTGGAAAAAGTATTACAGTTACAGGATTATGCAGAGTTTTTAAAAAAGATGGAAATAGTGTTTGTCCATTTAAATCCCAGAATATGGCATTGAATTCTTTTGTTACAAAGACTGGTAGAGAAATGGGTAGAGCGCAGGTTGTTCAGGCACTTGCCTCAGAAATAGAACCTGAAGCATTTATGAATCCAATTCTTTTAAAACCAACTACTGATAGAAAAATTCAGGTTATTGTAAATGGTAAGTCAATTGGAAATATGAGTGGAATAGAGTATGGAAAATTTAAGACTTCTTTAAAACCTGAGATAATGAAAGCATATAATCATATTAGAGAAACTTATGATATAAGTGTTATTGAAGGTGCTGGAAGCCCTGTTGAAATAAATATAAAAGAGGAAGATATTGCAAATATGAAGATGGCAGAGATGGCAGATGCCCCTGTTATTTTAGTAGCAGATATAGATAGAGGTGGAGTATTTGCTTCTATATATGGAACAATTATGCTACTTTCTCCTGAAGAAAGAAAAAGAGTTAAAGGTGTAATAATCAACAAATTCAGAGGAGATGTCAATATCTTAAAACCTGGATTAAAAGAGATTGAAGATCTGACTGGAGTTCCTGTAGTAGGAGTTATGCCTTATAGCAATATAGATATAGAAGATGAAGACAGTGTAACTGAAAGATTTAGAAGTTTAAAAGAAAATAAAGGGATTGAAATATCTATTATAAAATTAAAACATATGTCTAATTTTACAGATTTTGATGCATTAAAAATTGCAGATGATGTAAATATAAAATATGTAACATCTCCTAAGGAACTTGGAAATGAAGATATAATCATTCTTCCAGGGACAAAAAATACAATAGAGGATTTAAAAGAGATTAAAGATAATGGAATAGCTACTGAGATTATAAAAGCCTCTAAAAATGGAAAAATTGTTATAGGTATATGTGGTGGATTCCAGATGATGGGAGAAAAAATAAAGGATCCATATGAGATAGAAAGTTCAATAAAAGAGATTCCAGGTTTAGGATTACTTGAACTTGAGACAGTTATGGAAAAGGAAAAAAATACAAGACAGTATAGTGGAACACTAAAAAATTGCAGTGGATTATTATCAGGTCTTGAAAATGAAAATATAAATGGATACGAAATTCATCAGGGAGTAACTAATGGAAAAGAGACTCAGATTACTGGTGATGATAGAGTAGTTGGTGTTGTAAAAGGTGATAATATTTTTGCAACTTATATTCACGGAATCTTTGATAATGAAAAAGTTACCCGTAATATCTTAAACTTAGTAAGAGCTAAAAAGGGATTGGATATCCAAGATGAGGGAATGACATTTGATGAGTATAGAATGCATGAACTTGATAAGCTTGAAAAGATAATGAGAGAAAATATAGATATTAAAAAAATATATGAGATAATAGGTGATTAA
- a CDS encoding ATP-dependent helicase, with translation MGISPEVQLKKIVSKLEKREVKYEKNNLIGNLKIDYSKVLSKEQQIALHCLKGQYLVIAGAGSGKTRTMVYRTAYLIENGVLPSQILMITFTRKAAEEMRERLLGILETKETKVRIMTFHSLCAKIIFKNKALFNIEEMHILGDDQKREIIETLFHEEKIGNLKIALKDVEEYIEAKELNREILIDSKQKEVSQSIYEKFTSKKEENNLYEFEDLIRKVNEKFMENRNFLEYIQRGIEYLIVDEYQDSNDEQRRLLKLLVGKEKNLMVVGDDFQSIYGFRGADFTNILKFGKDFPNSKLIKLQTNYRSKEEIINYTNKISKSMKIKYNKKVIGTGNSGGRIFKNQFINEEKQWEYLCKKIMNLHLSGTSYSEIAILYRNRYGVKGLLKYLTSNGIPYHTKSDESSDGVALLSVHSSKGLEWDVVFLPTMMEGIFPSFNNEEELEEEKRLYYVGCSRAKTNLYLLYPKFYYEKTGYYEKKSRFLNY, from the coding sequence TTGGGGATTTCACCAGAGGTTCAGTTAAAGAAGATAGTAAGTAAATTAGAAAAAAGAGAAGTAAAATATGAAAAAAATAATTTAATAGGAAATCTTAAGATAGACTATTCAAAAGTTTTAAGCAAAGAGCAACAGATTGCACTTCATTGTTTAAAAGGCCAATATCTTGTAATAGCGGGAGCTGGTTCTGGAAAAACCAGAACAATGGTCTATCGTACTGCTTATTTAATTGAAAATGGTGTGTTACCAAGCCAGATTCTAATGATAACTTTTACAAGAAAAGCAGCTGAAGAGATGAGAGAAAGACTTCTTGGAATACTTGAAACGAAGGAAACAAAAGTCAGGATAATGACTTTTCACTCTCTATGTGCAAAGATAATTTTTAAGAATAAAGCACTATTTAATATAGAGGAGATGCATATACTTGGAGATGACCAAAAGAGAGAGATTATAGAAACACTTTTTCATGAAGAGAAGATTGGTAATCTTAAAATCGCTTTAAAAGATGTTGAAGAGTATATTGAAGCGAAGGAACTAAATAGAGAAATCCTTATTGACAGTAAACAAAAAGAGGTATCACAGAGTATATATGAAAAGTTCACTAGTAAGAAAGAGGAAAATAATCTCTATGAATTTGAGGATTTAATAAGAAAAGTTAATGAGAAATTTATGGAAAATAGAAATTTTCTTGAATATATTCAAAGAGGTATAGAGTATCTCATAGTTGATGAGTATCAGGATAGTAATGATGAACAGAGGAGACTTCTCAAATTACTTGTTGGAAAAGAAAAAAATCTTATGGTAGTTGGAGATGACTTTCAAAGCATATATGGTTTTAGAGGGGCAGACTTTACTAATATTTTAAAATTTGGAAAAGACTTTCCAAATTCAAAGCTAATCAAACTTCAAACAAATTATAGAAGTAAAGAGGAAATAATCAACTATACAAATAAGATCTCTAAAAGCATGAAGATTAAATATAATAAAAAAGTTATTGGAACTGGGAATTCAGGTGGAAGGATATTTAAAAATCAATTTATAAATGAGGAAAAGCAGTGGGAATATCTATGTAAGAAAATTATGAATCTGCACCTGTCTGGAACTTCATATAGTGAGATAGCTATTTTATATAGAAACAGATATGGAGTAAAAGGACTATTAAAATATCTTACATCTAATGGTATTCCATATCATACAAAAAGTGATGAATCCTCAGATGGAGTAGCACTGCTTTCAGTACATAGTTCAAAGGGACTTGAATGGGATGTGGTATTTTTACCAACAATGATGGAAGGGATATTCCCATCATTTAATAATGAGGAAGAGTTAGAAGAGGAAAAAAGATTATACTATGTTGGATGTTCCAGGGCTAAAACTAATTTATATCTTTTATATCCTAAGTTTTATTATGAAAAAACAGGGTATTATGAGAAGAAGTCCAGGTTTCTTAATTATTGA